The DNA sequence ATTTGGTAGCCAGTGTTTGTTAACCAGGCGAGGACCAAATTGTAAGATGTGTCAGGCAGTCAGAAATTGGAATGCAAGCTATTTGTTATATAAGCTGaaagcaggaaaaaaaaggagagttTGCTTATGAATTAAGGCAGCATTGTCACCATGTTCAATATGGCACACATGGGAGTGGAAATCTTGTCTCTGTGCGAAAATCAACAGTTAGTGTCACTATTGACTTACCTTCTCATCCCGTTCTGCCAGATAGTCTAAGGGAATCGTCTGAGTCAAAGCCAGCAAACGAAATCTACCGAGAGGAAAGGGAAGTTTATTGCCAACTATTTAAAGGAATTTTCAGCTCATTGAAAATAGATAAAAGGGAAGAGAAACGATAATTAACGCTTTTTTGACATGTAAATGCAGCTGATGCAGTTGAATCATATGGACTAAGTGTTTTACTCACTGTTTCTTGGGATGTTCGAGGAGACGGAGTCAAAGGGGGCTCGTGTTTACGGTGAAACGCCCTTGGCCAAATGCACTGAAGAAATCTGTGGAGAGATTTTGAGCACAATAATTATCGGTCAGTGATCCAAATTAAGCTACTAAGTAGTGCTTGAAGCAAAACAAGAGCTAACGGAGTCGTTCTAGAATGGTGACACCTTGATGCGACTTGACTACAGTTAGTTTCCATGCAGCGTTTCAGTTTTCTTCCTCACTGTTTTGTTCCGCGATTGTACACAGAAGGGAGGCCCATGTACTTGGAATAATAGAGACCTTACGCAAGAGGACGGCAAAAGTTGATCGTGTGACGCGCGTGACAAACTGATTCGTGAGCAATTTGACGCATTTCCGGTTTGCGACTGCCGTCCTATTGACGTTCACAACGTGAAAACAAGCTGTTTGAGGTTGTGAGGAAAACGTGAGTATTTTTATACTTTTGTCTTTATCTAAACTTTTATATAAGAATTTTCCGTTTGCAGCCCAAACTTGTCAGGAATTAGGGACGAGGTTGAGCCCGGTTTTAGGGCACCGAATTTGACCAACTCGATATTTTCGTGGCAACGATCAAAAAGAGTTTCAGGCCATGAATTTTGCGACCCTCTTGCCAAACAGTGTGGCTAATTCTCAGCTCGTAGGTGCCGTTTTGAGGTACGATATTACGGTACAGTTTAATATTCTAAAAATTAAGTGTCCGGAATTAGGACAACATTCGATCAATTCGAGTTGATTCTTTCTTtctattaatttaatttctaaATGCAATTCTTAgttctttcttattttcatttggatGAAGTAACCTGGTGGAAATTAGTCTATTCTTGCcattaattgttttcaatCCGTTTAGGAATCAGCCACTTATATcagattaaaataaaaataatcctTTTCCCACTGTTCGTACTGTACCGTGTTTTGTCTCATAATATGTTTCATGTGATCTTAAAAGAATACATAAGTTGTCATGCAACTAATTATGACcatttagttattttataatttgttgtattattttttattatttatattttatttatctatgtagtgaattaattaatgatttatttatttttcataacCTAAAACAGATCAATATGGATTGGAAACAGGAATGTGACTTGCTCCTGTTGCAAGAAATAGTTGTTTCAGAACCTTTCAAGTTCAAATCGTCAACGAGAGAGAGAGGGAAAGTTTGGGAGGAGATTATCCACaggttgaatgaaaatgaagtcTTTGGAAATCGCCTGGGAAGCAAAAGGGCGGTGAGAGATAGATACTCACTGCTGGCAAAGAAGTACAGGAAAAAGATGAGAGAGGAGGCCAAAGCAAGTGGAATATCACCAGAATTGACTGAAACAGACAAGGTGTTGGAACAAATCATTGAAATGTTTGAAGAAAGTGACAGAGAGGGTGCAGAGAATTTGCAACAGGTCGAGCAAAATAAGGagaatgaaaggaaaaaagcgGAGGAAATGAGGAATCGGTCAATGGAAAAGCTGGGAGAGACACTGAAAAGGAAGGCAGCTGACGATGGTCAAGTTACCCCCAAGAAGAGAGGGTCGGGAACAGAAACCCTCGTTTACTTAAGGGAAAAAGCTGAAAAGCAGTTGGAGgtgaagaagaaagaacaGTCTCAACAAATGCAGATGTTTCAAGCTATGCAACAGCAActgcagcaacaacaacaacaacaacaacagcagcaacagcAAATGCAAGTACACATTCAGCAGCAGCAGCTGCAAAATCAAATGCTGCTGGCACTAATTGAGAAAATTACTAAATAAGAGTCATGCTGTTTTCAGAAAATTCAGATATGCAACTTGATGTTAAATGTTGTTTGGTTAATAAATCATTCGAATACTTGGTAAAGAAAATTGAACACTACCATTTTCATAAGTTTTATTTCAGTAACATCATAttgtgatgttttgtttttgacctTTTGACTGTTTAACTTTGGTCTCTTTTGTCATTAACTTTGGTACCTAAATTGTGACCTATTTTTATCCAAAAAGAGAAATGTGATTTTTGTGaatttgtattattttatagAGATTATGTTTTTGAGGATTTTTTAGGCATACCCTCCAAAGAATGCAGAAATTCAAAAGGTTTTGGTACTCCATCTActtattatttaaaacataTGTCAGCTGTGCAAATTTATAACATTCTAACTCTGtgaacaaaattttcaaaaataaatgttacaatcaaataattttatatagTTATGTATAAAGttttatttaataaattttgcagtcatatgaaaagtttcaaaatcacaacaatttttcaagTTGCATGACAGGGAATAGATAAATTATACTAGCCATATCAGTTCTTCACATTTGCAAGCCTCTTGGATACTTAAATAAAGTACTGCTCTAATGAAGGTGGGTCAACACCAAAGAAAGTAGAAGTCGTTGACCCATATGTACATGAGTGGGCATTTCTCAACAAAGCACAAATAATGTGCATTTTGCCCACGGCACTAAGTCCAACTTTaagatttcttttaaaatccaaaaaagaaaagtactcTAAAATATCACCAAAAACCCACTCTACTGCAGTTCTTACTCTACTCATAGACAAATTGAACAGTTGCTGCTGTGCTGTTAAGGCAGCACCTTTGAATGGTCCCTGCAGGTGGACTCTTAACGGATATGCTGGGTCGCCATACAAACATAGAGGTTGGCCAGTTGGAGTTAAACAGTGTGTTTCCAACATTGGTAGCAAGCCAGACATTGCCAGCATTCCACTGTCGTGTCTCCTTCCTTCCACAGGACCAAAAAGGTTAACAATAAGGCCATTAGGTGCAACGACACTTTGAAATTTAATGGCATGAACTCGCTTGTGTCCATTAAATAACACCCTTTGATGTTCACCAGGCCTAGCAACTGGTCGCACAGTTCCATCGATAAAGCCCCAGCAGTTATCAAGAGCGGCTCCTTTCCTGTAGATCGACTGAGAAAAATCTACCAGATTAGCCTGGGACAGCCATGGTTGATTTAGACACGAAAACAAGTTTCCAAAGCGGGCATAAAGTAAATCCATCGTTTCGGACACCACCATACTTAACTGCGGGACAGGCCTTCCAAACCGTGGAACGAGGTCTTCGTACCTACACGGATAGGCAAATCTACGTAAAAGCACACATAAAGCTTCCTCACTGTATACAGAAAAACGGTTCTGACAAGTAATTTTTTCTGGTAGGTTCAATACGTCGAGTAAAGTGTAGATGTCGTGTTTCAGAAAGCGAAATTCACTCTTGCATTCGTCGTCAGATAGAGAGTTCAGTTCGAATTTCTCGTATTTCCAGTAAGGAATGTCAAGGTTTTTTGACCTGTTTAAATCGTAAAGTAGCAGCATTTCCTCATCGTCGATCAAATCCAGGTCGTTTGGAAGCAAAAGCGCCTCCCTTGCCTCCCTGAATGTGGCCATTTTAGTTTCAGGTCTTGTTCATGTCGTGTTGTGTTGCGTAAGGTTTGTGTACAATTAGGACAGGAATGTCACTGCTCGTGTGCTCGACCTAGTCCTCGCGCGACCTCAAGTCGCCGTCCTGCTTCatccgtcctgttgcgtaaggtcGCTAATGACTCGATCAATGTGATGACACAGAGCGGCCAAGAAAGTTAATTGACGTTTAATTGAGGTGCAAAACAACTAGATagttttgtacattttgtagGGTACAGACCCTATCGTCATCTGGTGGGCTCTTAATAGTTGTTTATCTAGCCTTTTGGAGATGGTCTTACAGCCAGCCACAGGgcaccatttttttcttctgggTCTAGGTTTTTTCCCTCTTATTTCGGCGTTGTTGCCAGAAGTCACAAATTTGCGTTTACCGAGATGCATGATCTCAGCCTGACCACTGACGTGATTGATGTGGACCCTAAGATGGCATTTGATGTCGCATCCCACGGCTTGGCAGCCGGGCATGCGACACCGGGTCTTGACGTGGTGACTCCTGGTCTCCTCGGTtggttcttttttaatttgttttcatgtttttccatgggttttttGGGCTTTTTAGGGCTTGGCTCCTCCTCCTCCGCCTCAGATGACGTTTGGGAGTCAAAGTCCTCGTTCTTGTTGAGATGGGGGGGCACATCCTGTAGCACAAGTGACATTATGGATCCTCTCACAGATGGTCTTACAGCCAGCGACAGGGCACcattttttccgtgtggtTCTAGGTTTTCTCCCTCTTATTTCAGGGTTGTTGGCAGAAGTCACGAATTTACATTTACCGGGACCGTGGATGTTGTCGGTGTGGAGCTGggatgggggggggggcataTCCTTAAGCACATGGGACATTATGGAGGCCAGGTTATCGATGGTGCAAGTCGTGGTGATTGATGGAAACTCGCACCGGTTATGATGCCTGGGGATCCACTTCATGTGCGTAGGGGCAATGCAAGATGTCCTCCGGAGGATGGCAAGCCCAACTTCTAAGCCAGGACTTAAACATTGGCACAGTAATTATGAGTAGAGCAGACGGTGTCCCAGGTGACTGCCTTGTTTTTAGAGCCAACCAAGGTAGTTTGCTGGAGTTGGATATATTCCAATGCCTCCTGGTCACCATCAATCTCCTTGCTTCACtgtgtttgtctttgtctttTAGGTCGTGGTGGGGATTGATCTCCCTGTTATTCTCTGTTTCTAGGAAATCCTCTTCTAAGGTTACATCATCCTCTGTGCCCATCATTTTGTCATCCTCTTTAAGGTAGCCAGTATCTGATAGGAGGCTCTGGGACATGATCtttcttttaagtttttatACTTGCACGTTGGATTGAAATCACTCAATTTTAATTGGCTTGTAAATGTGGCcgatgttgttttttttttattcttgatCACACAGTTTGGGATTGTGTTTTCTTGCAAGGCTTAAACCCTTGGCATGTTTTATTAGTCCCACTGTCATTTTTGATAATGCTCAAGAATTGCGAAAAAATGCTTGCACAGGAGCTCAGTGTGGCAAAAGTCAGGACAGCTACAACGTGGCATGACATCCCCTGTACCAAGTGTTTCTTGACTGTGATCTCACCTGGAACTGACCAACTTCTGGGCTATCACAAAGTTCCTTGATATGCTGGGGATCCACTTCAGCAGCTGATGTAAGGCGCTGTCTATAGTTCTTCACAGATGGTCTGGGTTTGTTGTGCAAGTAGTTTGTTACAAAAAGTTGTTATGAAAGTATTTTACACTGCATTTGTgttgctttttatttcaaaattgtctttcTTCTTCTACGCCATTGGGATTTTGCCCAATTCCAACCATACTCCGAACATCACCCTCGCTAAACTTGATAATGGAGTGAGGCTCCAATGTAGTATTGAAGTCACATTTTTCAAGGTATCTCAAGTAAACATCTGCCTTGGTTGATGATTGTACCACAGAGGCTAAGGCTTGCTTGAGATAATTGATCTgcatattttcaaagtttatgTCAGGTGGCCATGCTGGCAACTGGATGCCCTataagttgaaaagaaaagaaattaatttagGCTCATTTCTGTCTGATTAACCTCTTCAGAACTTAAGAGTAAATTTGCATGAAAGGGTCTTATCCTCAGGAAATGCAGACAATACAAATAAACTTCACTGGTATAGTCAGGACTTAAATGACAGCAATTTTACCTGGAATAAAATgttatgtttttattttcttgattgATTCACTATGGGAAAGAAGTATCTCAGTTTCTTCAGTAAGGCATTTTGAAGATATATTtcttggaagaaaaattttggcTTGTAGTTGCAGCaaacattattgttattgtagaCTACAGTATGACACTTAAAATATAGATAAGTAAATGATGGCCAGTTACTTGAAGTCTCGATGTAATCCAGGAGTCAGAATaatcttttgcttttgttgctgttgtttgttgtttactGGAGAATAAATCATGACAAATCATCCAATCTTGATTCATTTATTGATTTACTTTGCAAAGGAAGTGGTGGGGTAGGTATTGTGTTAAGTGGGGGATGGAGACCCAggttattttttctcttcaatatAAATCTGTATGTACAGGGTCCCACCagcaataataacattattgaaGTAAAATTCCTTACAATTACCTGAGCAGAGCTTGTAATTTTCTGGGCAACTCTCCTTTTGCACTTCTTAACCAGTGGAGTTGCTGGCTTGTCATCTGATGGTGGgattaaaaatttcaagttatgATATCAGTGATGTTAAAAGACTCTTTTagaaggaagaaagaaaggaaggtaattttttatatatatttgaGATGTTCCCACATGCCTGGAACAGTGGAGGTGGCTTTGAAGCCAGGGTTACCTTCAGCCCAGACA is a window from the Acropora palmata chromosome 14, jaAcrPala1.3, whole genome shotgun sequence genome containing:
- the LOC141866036 gene encoding uncharacterized protein LOC141866036; this encodes MATFREAREALLLPNDLDLIDDEEMLLLYDLNRSKNLDIPYWKYEKFELNSLSDDECKSEFRFLKHDIYTLLDVLNLPEKITCQNRFSVYSEEALCVLLRRFAYPCRYEDLVPRFGRPVPQLSMVVSETMDLLYARFGNLFSCLNQPWLSQANLVDFSQSIYRKGAALDNCWGFIDGTVRPVARPGEHQRVLFNGHKRVHAIKFQSVVAPNGLIVNLFGPVEGRRHDSGMLAMSGLLPMLETHCLTPTGQPLCLYGDPAYPLRVHLQGPFKGAALTAQQQLFNLSMSRVRTAVEWVFGDILEYFSFLDFKRNLKVGLSAVGKMHIICALLRNAHSCTYGSTTSTFFGVDPPSLEQYFI